The genomic region AAAGTTTACCTTGCTCTCCTGAAGCTCGGGGAGTCTACTGTAACAGATATTGTGAAGAAAGTCAAAACCTACAGCGCAAATGTCTATGGCGCTCTTGCAACCCTGGAGAAAAAGGGGCTTGTCTCAGAAACTAAAAAGGAAAACAAGCGCTACTTTTACGCCCTTGACCCCCAGGCACTTTTCGATATCTGGGAAGGAAAAAAGCAGAACCTGGAGGCTGTTTTTCCAACGCTAAAGCAATTTTACGACTCCAAAAAGACCGAGCGGGAAGTAAAGGTCATGGCAGGAATTCCCGGCATGAAAACCTATTTCAATGATATGCTGGCTGTGGGAAAAAACATTTCCTGCATCGGCAGCACTCTCCAGATGATTCCCGTCATGCAGCATCGGCTCTTCCAGTTCTCAAAAAAGTTCGAAAAAAGAGCAGAGCGGATAAACGGGCGGCTGCTTCTCACGGACATGGAGGATGTCCGGAAAAACGCACAGGA from Candidatus Aenigmatarchaeota archaeon harbors:
- a CDS encoding helix-turn-helix transcriptional regulator; this translates as MEVEYVLRQFGLTETETKVYLALLKLGESTVTDIVKKVKTYSANVYGALATLEKKGLVSETKKENKRYFYALDPQALFDIWEGKKQNLEAVFPTLKQFYDSKKTEREVKVMAGIPGMKTYFNDMLAVGKNISCIGSTLQMIPVMQHRLFQFSKKFEKRAERINGRLLLTDMEDVRKNAQEVNKLYPGTVFRFYPEEFFSPVSFNTYGDRLVQVIWGDEPLVIMIKDKCIAKAFKNYFEMIWGISKD